In a single window of the Osmerus eperlanus chromosome 4, fOsmEpe2.1, whole genome shotgun sequence genome:
- the usp11 gene encoding ubiquitin carboxyl-terminal hydrolase 11 isoform X1 encodes MTTTTPAVVTEPPGLETQRKEIESLLQEHELRSGDSWYLVETRWYEQWKEYVETGDQNSSSFPGQIDNTELFEDQDSYHLKERLVENEDFVLVPAEAWHKLLTWYGLVDEQPPLERKIRMYVFQVVDLPSTLKVEVYPVEIFLCLHSNMENVISAQFSRADHIHTIQKKMQHQFEVAEGAETRLWMKSSDTSCERLRNVHVSVLDSCLSSNMTVIMEMRNADGTWPSSRPQIMRNSVEEQDSYRGQPGVCGLTNLGNTCFMNSALQCLSNTPPLTEYFLLSSYLEELNFTNPLGMKGEIAEAYADVIKQMWSGRHYSVVPRIFKTKVGHFASQFLGYQQHDSQELLSFLLDGLHEDLNRVKNKEYIELRDADGRPDQEVAEEAWRNHRRRNDSVIVDTFHGLFKSTLVCPECHKVSVTFDPFCYLSVPLPVSKDRVMEVFFVSLDPEAKPVQHRLVVPKAGKVSDLCSTLSQMTNVPANHMVVADVFNHRFYKIYHADESLSCILDRDDIFVYELNSGSVEEDGDEVVLALYLRERSHYRDYGSGSSSYGTCLFGHPLLLAVPRSQCTRDALYLLFLQRLARYVRPPDPSEEVEEEDEEGGEEEDEEEEEEEYKTQTNGVSDEDGEEESEAAGPSQRDPCCDGGQGDIPADSSTTNQPRPVPIPPQLDHAHTEPATSGAGAEDNHPAPCSGSTNANANITANASFNAVAKACGNGSDDANATANENSNVYSADNVNGSVYNSTTTNANFNASATTLNNSSLGACGIANAGAAALVDGLQGASQQPTETSDVEEAEEKEACPVGSNQRQKRKTCQSKRRKPLFSIQAVNSNGTTERGMGEGGTAFSFSSQPYVAIDWDPDMKKKFYNENEAEVNKYVKHSSMEVSQQQTRVQLQECIALFTTVETLEEENPWYCPQCKKHQLATKKLDLWSLPEVLIIHLKRFSYTKYSREKLDIIVDFPLRHLDFSGSLLRKSLSHGEPPSCYDLIAVSNHYGGLRDGHYTSYAKNKDNGQWYYFDDSKVTYAREEQIVTNAAYLLFYQRQDKIRQPTLPAPTDDGAASPTQAANDVTSSKHDSTDGATPCVTMETD; translated from the exons ATGACCACCACAACACCAGCCGTGGTCACGGAACCTCCTGGATTAGAAACCCAACGCAAAGAAATCGAGTCTCTTCTTCAGGAACATGAACTGCGCTCCGGGGACAGTTG GTACCTGGTGGAGACGCGCTGGTATGAGCAGTGGAAGGAGTATGTGGAGACTGGAGACCagaactcctcctccttccctggaCAGATTGATAACACAGAGCTATTTGAGG ATCAGGACTCGTACCACCTGAAGGAACGTCTGGTGGAGAACGAGGACTTTGTATTGGTCCCTGCTGAGGCCTGGCACAAGCTGCTGACCTGGTACGGCCTCGTGGACGAGCAGCCTCCTCTGGAACGCAAG ATTCGTATGTATGTGTTCCAGGTTGTAGATCTTCCCAGCACTCTGAAGGTGGAGGTGTACCCTGTCGAGATCTTCCTGTGTCTCCATAGCAACATGGAGAATGTCATCTCGGCACAGTTCAGCCGTGCAGACCACATAC ACACCATCCAGAAGAAGATGCAACATCAGTTTGAGGTAGCAGAGGGGGCGGAGACCCGGTTGTGGATGAAGAGTTCTGACACCAGCTGTGAGAGGCTCAGGAATGTGCATGTGAGCGTGCTGGACTCCTGCCTCAGCTCTAACATG ACGGTGATAATGGAGATGAGGAATGCGGATGGGACCTGGCCTAGTTCCAGACCACAGATCAT GAGGAACTCTGTGGAGGAGCAGGATTCCTACCGTGGCCAGCCGGGGGTGTGTGGTCTCACCAACCTTGGAAACACCTGCTTCATGAACTCTGCCCTGCAG tgcctGAGCAACACTCCTCCTCTGACGGAGTACTTCCTGCTGAGCTCCTACCTGGAGGAGCTGAACTTCACCAACCCTCTCGGAATGAAGGGGGAGATAGCGGAGGCCTACGCTGACGTCATCAAGCAGATGTGGTCTGGCCGACACTACTCTGTGGTGCCGCGCATCTTCAAG accaaAGTAGGCCACTTTGCGTCCCAGTTCCTTGGCTACCAGCAGCATGACTCTCAGGAGCTGCTCTCCTTCCTGTTGGACGGCCTGCACGAGGACCTGAACCGCGTCAAAAACAAGGAGTACATCGAGCTGAGGGATGCAGACGGAAGGCCAGACCAG GAAGTAGCAGAGGAGGCGTGGCGGAACCACCGGCGACGGAACGACTCTGTGATCGTGGACACGTTCCACGGCCTGTTCAAGTCCACGCTGGTGTGCCCCGAATGCCACAAGGTGTCTGTGACCTTCGACCCCTTCTGCTACCTGAGTGTGCCACTGCCCGTCAGCAAGGATAGGGTCATGGAGGTCTTCTTTGTCTCTTTGGACCCAGAGGCCAAGCCTGTCCAG cATCGCCTCGTGGTGCCCAAGGCTGGTAAGGTGTCAGACCTGTGTTCCACCCTCTCCCAGATGACCAATGTCCCGGCCAATCAC atgGTGGTAGCAGACGTGTTTAACCACCGCTTCTATAAGATCTACCACGCTGACGAATCTCTCAGCTGCATCCTGGACCGAGACGACATCTTTGT gTATGAGTTGAACAGCGGCTCGGTGGAAGAAGATGGTGATGAGGTGGTCCTGGCCCTCTACCTGCGAGAGAGATCCCATTACCGGGACTACGGCTCAGGCAGCAGCAGCTACGGCACCTGCCTGTTCGGCCACCCCCTCCTCTTGGCAGTGCCGCGCAGCCAGTGCACCCGCGACGCCCTCTACCTCCTCTTCCTGCAGAGGCTGGC ACGCTACGTGCGCCCCCCCGACCCctcggaggaggtggaggaagaggatgaggagggtggagaggaggaagatgaggaagaggaggaggaggaatacaAGACCCAGACCAACGGCGTGAGCGACG AAGACGGTGAGGAGGAGTCTGAGGCAGCAGGCCCCTCCCAGAGAGACCCATGCTGTGATGGTGGACAGGGCGACATCCCAGCAGACAGCTCCACAACAAACCAGCCCCGCCctgtccccatccctcctcagcTTGACCACGCCCATACAGAGCCAGCCACTAGCGGGGCCGGGGCAGAAGACAACCACCCTGCCCCCTGCAGCGGCTCTaccaatgctaatgctaacatcaCCGCTAATGCTAGCTTCAATGCTGTCGCTAAAGCCTGTGGAAATGGCAGTGATGACGCCAATGCCACTGCAAATGAAAATTCCAATGTCTATTCTGCAGACAATGTTAATGGTAGTGTCTACAACAGCACCACTACTAATGCCAACTTTAATGCTAGCGCTACAACCTTGAATAATAGCAGTTTGGGCGCTTGTGGTATTGCTAACGCGGGTGCTGCAGCACTAGTAGACGGCCTCCAGGGGGCATCCCAGCAGCCCACTGAGACTTCAGATGTTGAGGAGGCAGAAGAGAAGGAGGCGTGTCCTGTCGGGTCTAATCAGAGGCAAAAGAGGAAGACCTGCCAATCCAAACGCAGGAAGCCGCTCTTCTCCATCCAGGCGGTGAACTCCAATGGCACcacggagagagggatgggagaggggggcacAGCCTTCTCTTTTAGCT CCCAACCATATGTGGCTATTGACTGGGACCCGGACATGAAGAAGAAGTTTTACAACGAGAATGAGGCAGAGGTGAAT AAATATGTGAAGCACAGCAGTATGGAGGTGTCCCAGCAGCAGACCAGGGTGCAGCTGCAGGAGTGCATCGCGCTCTTCACCACCGTggagaccctggaggaggagaacccaTG GTACTGCCCCCAGTGTAAGAAGCACCAGCTGGCCACTAAGAAGCTGGATCTGTGGTCGCTACCGGAGGTTCTCATCATCCACCTCAAGCGCTTCTCCTACACCAAGTACTCCCGAGAGAAGCTGGACATCATAGTAGACTTCCCCCTCAG ACACCTGGACTTCTCTGGCAGTCTGCTGAGGAAGAGCCTGAGCCATGGGGAGCCTCCCAGTTGCTACGACCTCATTGCTGTGTCCAATCACTATGGAGGACTCAGAGATGGACATT ACACCAGCTATGCTAAGAACAAGGACAATGGACAGTGGTACTACTTTGACGACAGCAAGGTGACCTACGCCCGGGAGGAACAGATAGTG ACCAACGCTGCCTACCTCCTGTTCTACCAGCGACAGGACAAGATACGCCAACCCACCCTCCCCGCACCTACCGACGATGGCGCCGCCTCCCCCACCCAGGCTGCtaatgatgtcacttcctctaaGCATGACAGCACGGACGGAGCCACGCCCTGTGTCACTATGGAAACTGACTGA
- the usp11 gene encoding ubiquitin carboxyl-terminal hydrolase 11 isoform X4, translating to MTTTTPAVVTEPPGLETQRKEIESLLQEHELRSGDSWYLVETRWYEQWKEYVETGDQNSSSFPGQIDNTELFEDQDSYHLKERLVENEDFVLVPAEAWHKLLTWYGLVDEQPPLERKVVDLPSTLKVEVYPVEIFLCLHSNMENVISAQFSRADHIHTIQKKMQHQFEVAEGAETRLWMKSSDTSCERLRNVHVSVLDSCLSSNMTVIMEMRNADGTWPSSRPQIMRNSVEEQDSYRGQPGVCGLTNLGNTCFMNSALQCLSNTPPLTEYFLLSSYLEELNFTNPLGMKGEIAEAYADVIKQMWSGRHYSVVPRIFKTKVGHFASQFLGYQQHDSQELLSFLLDGLHEDLNRVKNKEYIELRDADGRPDQEVAEEAWRNHRRRNDSVIVDTFHGLFKSTLVCPECHKVSVTFDPFCYLSVPLPVSKDRVMEVFFVSLDPEAKPVQHRLVVPKAGKVSDLCSTLSQMTNVPANHMVVADVFNHRFYKIYHADESLSCILDRDDIFVYELNSGSVEEDGDEVVLALYLRERSHYRDYGSGSSSYGTCLFGHPLLLAVPRSQCTRDALYLLFLQRLARYVRPPDPSEEVEEEDEEGGEEEDEEEEEEEYKTQTNGVSDEDGEEESEAAGPSQRDPCCDGGQGDIPADSSTTNQPRPVPIPPQLDHAHTEPATSGAGAEDNHPAPCSGSTNANANITANASFNAVAKACGNGSDDANATANENSNVYSADNVNGSVYNSTTTNANFNASATTLNNSSLGACGIANAGAAALVDGLQGASQQPTETSDVEEAEEKEACPVGSNQRQKRKTCQSKRRKPLFSIQAVNSNGTTERGMGEGGTAFSFSSQPYVAIDWDPDMKKKFYNENEAEVNKYVKHSSMEVSQQQTRVQLQECIALFTTVETLEEENPWYCPQCKKHQLATKKLDLWSLPEVLIIHLKRFSYTKYSREKLDIIVDFPLRHLDFSGSLLRKSLSHGEPPSCYDLIAVSNHYGGLRDGHYTSYAKNKDNGQWYYFDDSKVTYAREEQIVTNAAYLLFYQRQDKIRQPTLPAPTDDGAASPTQAANDVTSSKHDSTDGATPCVTMETD from the exons ATGACCACCACAACACCAGCCGTGGTCACGGAACCTCCTGGATTAGAAACCCAACGCAAAGAAATCGAGTCTCTTCTTCAGGAACATGAACTGCGCTCCGGGGACAGTTG GTACCTGGTGGAGACGCGCTGGTATGAGCAGTGGAAGGAGTATGTGGAGACTGGAGACCagaactcctcctccttccctggaCAGATTGATAACACAGAGCTATTTGAGG ATCAGGACTCGTACCACCTGAAGGAACGTCTGGTGGAGAACGAGGACTTTGTATTGGTCCCTGCTGAGGCCTGGCACAAGCTGCTGACCTGGTACGGCCTCGTGGACGAGCAGCCTCCTCTGGAACGCAAG GTTGTAGATCTTCCCAGCACTCTGAAGGTGGAGGTGTACCCTGTCGAGATCTTCCTGTGTCTCCATAGCAACATGGAGAATGTCATCTCGGCACAGTTCAGCCGTGCAGACCACATAC ACACCATCCAGAAGAAGATGCAACATCAGTTTGAGGTAGCAGAGGGGGCGGAGACCCGGTTGTGGATGAAGAGTTCTGACACCAGCTGTGAGAGGCTCAGGAATGTGCATGTGAGCGTGCTGGACTCCTGCCTCAGCTCTAACATG ACGGTGATAATGGAGATGAGGAATGCGGATGGGACCTGGCCTAGTTCCAGACCACAGATCAT GAGGAACTCTGTGGAGGAGCAGGATTCCTACCGTGGCCAGCCGGGGGTGTGTGGTCTCACCAACCTTGGAAACACCTGCTTCATGAACTCTGCCCTGCAG tgcctGAGCAACACTCCTCCTCTGACGGAGTACTTCCTGCTGAGCTCCTACCTGGAGGAGCTGAACTTCACCAACCCTCTCGGAATGAAGGGGGAGATAGCGGAGGCCTACGCTGACGTCATCAAGCAGATGTGGTCTGGCCGACACTACTCTGTGGTGCCGCGCATCTTCAAG accaaAGTAGGCCACTTTGCGTCCCAGTTCCTTGGCTACCAGCAGCATGACTCTCAGGAGCTGCTCTCCTTCCTGTTGGACGGCCTGCACGAGGACCTGAACCGCGTCAAAAACAAGGAGTACATCGAGCTGAGGGATGCAGACGGAAGGCCAGACCAG GAAGTAGCAGAGGAGGCGTGGCGGAACCACCGGCGACGGAACGACTCTGTGATCGTGGACACGTTCCACGGCCTGTTCAAGTCCACGCTGGTGTGCCCCGAATGCCACAAGGTGTCTGTGACCTTCGACCCCTTCTGCTACCTGAGTGTGCCACTGCCCGTCAGCAAGGATAGGGTCATGGAGGTCTTCTTTGTCTCTTTGGACCCAGAGGCCAAGCCTGTCCAG cATCGCCTCGTGGTGCCCAAGGCTGGTAAGGTGTCAGACCTGTGTTCCACCCTCTCCCAGATGACCAATGTCCCGGCCAATCAC atgGTGGTAGCAGACGTGTTTAACCACCGCTTCTATAAGATCTACCACGCTGACGAATCTCTCAGCTGCATCCTGGACCGAGACGACATCTTTGT gTATGAGTTGAACAGCGGCTCGGTGGAAGAAGATGGTGATGAGGTGGTCCTGGCCCTCTACCTGCGAGAGAGATCCCATTACCGGGACTACGGCTCAGGCAGCAGCAGCTACGGCACCTGCCTGTTCGGCCACCCCCTCCTCTTGGCAGTGCCGCGCAGCCAGTGCACCCGCGACGCCCTCTACCTCCTCTTCCTGCAGAGGCTGGC ACGCTACGTGCGCCCCCCCGACCCctcggaggaggtggaggaagaggatgaggagggtggagaggaggaagatgaggaagaggaggaggaggaatacaAGACCCAGACCAACGGCGTGAGCGACG AAGACGGTGAGGAGGAGTCTGAGGCAGCAGGCCCCTCCCAGAGAGACCCATGCTGTGATGGTGGACAGGGCGACATCCCAGCAGACAGCTCCACAACAAACCAGCCCCGCCctgtccccatccctcctcagcTTGACCACGCCCATACAGAGCCAGCCACTAGCGGGGCCGGGGCAGAAGACAACCACCCTGCCCCCTGCAGCGGCTCTaccaatgctaatgctaacatcaCCGCTAATGCTAGCTTCAATGCTGTCGCTAAAGCCTGTGGAAATGGCAGTGATGACGCCAATGCCACTGCAAATGAAAATTCCAATGTCTATTCTGCAGACAATGTTAATGGTAGTGTCTACAACAGCACCACTACTAATGCCAACTTTAATGCTAGCGCTACAACCTTGAATAATAGCAGTTTGGGCGCTTGTGGTATTGCTAACGCGGGTGCTGCAGCACTAGTAGACGGCCTCCAGGGGGCATCCCAGCAGCCCACTGAGACTTCAGATGTTGAGGAGGCAGAAGAGAAGGAGGCGTGTCCTGTCGGGTCTAATCAGAGGCAAAAGAGGAAGACCTGCCAATCCAAACGCAGGAAGCCGCTCTTCTCCATCCAGGCGGTGAACTCCAATGGCACcacggagagagggatgggagaggggggcacAGCCTTCTCTTTTAGCT CCCAACCATATGTGGCTATTGACTGGGACCCGGACATGAAGAAGAAGTTTTACAACGAGAATGAGGCAGAGGTGAAT AAATATGTGAAGCACAGCAGTATGGAGGTGTCCCAGCAGCAGACCAGGGTGCAGCTGCAGGAGTGCATCGCGCTCTTCACCACCGTggagaccctggaggaggagaacccaTG GTACTGCCCCCAGTGTAAGAAGCACCAGCTGGCCACTAAGAAGCTGGATCTGTGGTCGCTACCGGAGGTTCTCATCATCCACCTCAAGCGCTTCTCCTACACCAAGTACTCCCGAGAGAAGCTGGACATCATAGTAGACTTCCCCCTCAG ACACCTGGACTTCTCTGGCAGTCTGCTGAGGAAGAGCCTGAGCCATGGGGAGCCTCCCAGTTGCTACGACCTCATTGCTGTGTCCAATCACTATGGAGGACTCAGAGATGGACATT ACACCAGCTATGCTAAGAACAAGGACAATGGACAGTGGTACTACTTTGACGACAGCAAGGTGACCTACGCCCGGGAGGAACAGATAGTG ACCAACGCTGCCTACCTCCTGTTCTACCAGCGACAGGACAAGATACGCCAACCCACCCTCCCCGCACCTACCGACGATGGCGCCGCCTCCCCCACCCAGGCTGCtaatgatgtcacttcctctaaGCATGACAGCACGGACGGAGCCACGCCCTGTGTCACTATGGAAACTGACTGA
- the usp11 gene encoding ubiquitin carboxyl-terminal hydrolase 11 isoform X6, translated as MTTTTPAVVTEPPGLETQRKEIESLLQEHELRSGDSWYLVETRWYEQWKEYVETGDQNSSSFPGQIDNTELFEDQDSYHLKERLVENEDFVLVPAEAWHKLLTWYGLVDEQPPLERKVVDLPSTLKVEVYPVEIFLCLHSNMENVISAQFSRADHIHTIQKKMQHQFEVAEGAETRLWMKSSDTSCERLRNVHVSVLDSCLSSNMTVIMEMRNADGTWPSSRPQIMRNSVEEQDSYRGQPGVCGLTNLGNTCFMNSALQCLSNTPPLTEYFLLSSYLEELNFTNPLGMKGEIAEAYADVIKQMWSGRHYSVVPRIFKTKVGHFASQFLGYQQHDSQELLSFLLDGLHEDLNRVKNKEYIELRDADGRPDQEVAEEAWRNHRRRNDSVIVDTFHGLFKSTLVCPECHKVSVTFDPFCYLSVPLPVSKDRVMEVFFVSLDPEAKPVQHRLVVPKAGKVSDLCSTLSQMTNVPANHMVVADVFNHRFYKIYHADESLSCILDRDDIFVYELNSGSVEEDGDEVVLALYLRERSHYRDYGSGSSSYGTCLFGHPLLLAVPRSQCTRDALYLLFLQRLARYVRPPDPSEEVEEEDEEGGEEEDEEEEEEEYKTQTNGVSDEDGEEESEAAGPSQRDPCCDGGQGDIPADSSTTNQPRPVPIPPQLDHAHTEPATSGAGAEDNHPAPCSGSTNANANITANASFNAVAKACGNGSDDANATANENSNVYSADNVNGSVYNSTTTNANFNASATTLNNSSLGACGIANAGAAALVDGLQGASQQPTETSDVEEAEEKEACPVGSNQRQKRKTCQSKRRKPLFSIQAVNSNGTTERGMGEGGTAFSFSSQPYVAIDWDPDMKKKFYNENEAEKYVKHSSMEVSQQQTRVQLQECIALFTTVETLEEENPWYCPQCKKHQLATKKLDLWSLPEVLIIHLKRFSYTKYSREKLDIIVDFPLRHLDFSGSLLRKSLSHGEPPSCYDLIAVSNHYGGLRDGHYTSYAKNKDNGQWYYFDDSKVTYAREEQIVTNAAYLLFYQRQDKIRQPTLPAPTDDGAASPTQAANDVTSSKHDSTDGATPCVTMETD; from the exons ATGACCACCACAACACCAGCCGTGGTCACGGAACCTCCTGGATTAGAAACCCAACGCAAAGAAATCGAGTCTCTTCTTCAGGAACATGAACTGCGCTCCGGGGACAGTTG GTACCTGGTGGAGACGCGCTGGTATGAGCAGTGGAAGGAGTATGTGGAGACTGGAGACCagaactcctcctccttccctggaCAGATTGATAACACAGAGCTATTTGAGG ATCAGGACTCGTACCACCTGAAGGAACGTCTGGTGGAGAACGAGGACTTTGTATTGGTCCCTGCTGAGGCCTGGCACAAGCTGCTGACCTGGTACGGCCTCGTGGACGAGCAGCCTCCTCTGGAACGCAAG GTTGTAGATCTTCCCAGCACTCTGAAGGTGGAGGTGTACCCTGTCGAGATCTTCCTGTGTCTCCATAGCAACATGGAGAATGTCATCTCGGCACAGTTCAGCCGTGCAGACCACATAC ACACCATCCAGAAGAAGATGCAACATCAGTTTGAGGTAGCAGAGGGGGCGGAGACCCGGTTGTGGATGAAGAGTTCTGACACCAGCTGTGAGAGGCTCAGGAATGTGCATGTGAGCGTGCTGGACTCCTGCCTCAGCTCTAACATG ACGGTGATAATGGAGATGAGGAATGCGGATGGGACCTGGCCTAGTTCCAGACCACAGATCAT GAGGAACTCTGTGGAGGAGCAGGATTCCTACCGTGGCCAGCCGGGGGTGTGTGGTCTCACCAACCTTGGAAACACCTGCTTCATGAACTCTGCCCTGCAG tgcctGAGCAACACTCCTCCTCTGACGGAGTACTTCCTGCTGAGCTCCTACCTGGAGGAGCTGAACTTCACCAACCCTCTCGGAATGAAGGGGGAGATAGCGGAGGCCTACGCTGACGTCATCAAGCAGATGTGGTCTGGCCGACACTACTCTGTGGTGCCGCGCATCTTCAAG accaaAGTAGGCCACTTTGCGTCCCAGTTCCTTGGCTACCAGCAGCATGACTCTCAGGAGCTGCTCTCCTTCCTGTTGGACGGCCTGCACGAGGACCTGAACCGCGTCAAAAACAAGGAGTACATCGAGCTGAGGGATGCAGACGGAAGGCCAGACCAG GAAGTAGCAGAGGAGGCGTGGCGGAACCACCGGCGACGGAACGACTCTGTGATCGTGGACACGTTCCACGGCCTGTTCAAGTCCACGCTGGTGTGCCCCGAATGCCACAAGGTGTCTGTGACCTTCGACCCCTTCTGCTACCTGAGTGTGCCACTGCCCGTCAGCAAGGATAGGGTCATGGAGGTCTTCTTTGTCTCTTTGGACCCAGAGGCCAAGCCTGTCCAG cATCGCCTCGTGGTGCCCAAGGCTGGTAAGGTGTCAGACCTGTGTTCCACCCTCTCCCAGATGACCAATGTCCCGGCCAATCAC atgGTGGTAGCAGACGTGTTTAACCACCGCTTCTATAAGATCTACCACGCTGACGAATCTCTCAGCTGCATCCTGGACCGAGACGACATCTTTGT gTATGAGTTGAACAGCGGCTCGGTGGAAGAAGATGGTGATGAGGTGGTCCTGGCCCTCTACCTGCGAGAGAGATCCCATTACCGGGACTACGGCTCAGGCAGCAGCAGCTACGGCACCTGCCTGTTCGGCCACCCCCTCCTCTTGGCAGTGCCGCGCAGCCAGTGCACCCGCGACGCCCTCTACCTCCTCTTCCTGCAGAGGCTGGC ACGCTACGTGCGCCCCCCCGACCCctcggaggaggtggaggaagaggatgaggagggtggagaggaggaagatgaggaagaggaggaggaggaatacaAGACCCAGACCAACGGCGTGAGCGACG AAGACGGTGAGGAGGAGTCTGAGGCAGCAGGCCCCTCCCAGAGAGACCCATGCTGTGATGGTGGACAGGGCGACATCCCAGCAGACAGCTCCACAACAAACCAGCCCCGCCctgtccccatccctcctcagcTTGACCACGCCCATACAGAGCCAGCCACTAGCGGGGCCGGGGCAGAAGACAACCACCCTGCCCCCTGCAGCGGCTCTaccaatgctaatgctaacatcaCCGCTAATGCTAGCTTCAATGCTGTCGCTAAAGCCTGTGGAAATGGCAGTGATGACGCCAATGCCACTGCAAATGAAAATTCCAATGTCTATTCTGCAGACAATGTTAATGGTAGTGTCTACAACAGCACCACTACTAATGCCAACTTTAATGCTAGCGCTACAACCTTGAATAATAGCAGTTTGGGCGCTTGTGGTATTGCTAACGCGGGTGCTGCAGCACTAGTAGACGGCCTCCAGGGGGCATCCCAGCAGCCCACTGAGACTTCAGATGTTGAGGAGGCAGAAGAGAAGGAGGCGTGTCCTGTCGGGTCTAATCAGAGGCAAAAGAGGAAGACCTGCCAATCCAAACGCAGGAAGCCGCTCTTCTCCATCCAGGCGGTGAACTCCAATGGCACcacggagagagggatgggagaggggggcacAGCCTTCTCTTTTAGCT CCCAACCATATGTGGCTATTGACTGGGACCCGGACATGAAGAAGAAGTTTTACAACGAGAATGAGGCAGAG AAATATGTGAAGCACAGCAGTATGGAGGTGTCCCAGCAGCAGACCAGGGTGCAGCTGCAGGAGTGCATCGCGCTCTTCACCACCGTggagaccctggaggaggagaacccaTG GTACTGCCCCCAGTGTAAGAAGCACCAGCTGGCCACTAAGAAGCTGGATCTGTGGTCGCTACCGGAGGTTCTCATCATCCACCTCAAGCGCTTCTCCTACACCAAGTACTCCCGAGAGAAGCTGGACATCATAGTAGACTTCCCCCTCAG ACACCTGGACTTCTCTGGCAGTCTGCTGAGGAAGAGCCTGAGCCATGGGGAGCCTCCCAGTTGCTACGACCTCATTGCTGTGTCCAATCACTATGGAGGACTCAGAGATGGACATT ACACCAGCTATGCTAAGAACAAGGACAATGGACAGTGGTACTACTTTGACGACAGCAAGGTGACCTACGCCCGGGAGGAACAGATAGTG ACCAACGCTGCCTACCTCCTGTTCTACCAGCGACAGGACAAGATACGCCAACCCACCCTCCCCGCACCTACCGACGATGGCGCCGCCTCCCCCACCCAGGCTGCtaatgatgtcacttcctctaaGCATGACAGCACGGACGGAGCCACGCCCTGTGTCACTATGGAAACTGACTGA